One window from the genome of Variovorax sp. PAMC26660 encodes:
- a CDS encoding ABC transporter permease, whose amino-acid sequence MSRLNERNARFWQLVLLLIILVGWHLASRNQQFAFFVGEPIQVAGRIWSWFLPFEVPPNALFPEGLKGNADIYLHLGTTLLETVLAFGIGTVLGLACGLWLALAPTASMILDPYIKAANSMPRVILAPIFALWFGLGIWSKVALAVTLVFFIVFFNVYQGVREVSPVVLANAKMLGANQRQLLRTVYLPSATSWVFSSLHTSVGLAFVGAVVGEYLGSARGVGYLILQAEGTFDVNTVFAGIVVLTAFALVLDGIVGLIERRLMKWQPKSGETEKL is encoded by the coding sequence ATGTCGCGCCTGAACGAACGCAATGCGCGCTTCTGGCAGCTCGTGCTGCTGCTGATCATCCTGGTGGGCTGGCACCTGGCTTCACGCAACCAGCAGTTCGCCTTCTTCGTCGGTGAGCCGATCCAGGTGGCGGGGCGCATCTGGAGCTGGTTCCTGCCGTTCGAGGTGCCGCCGAATGCGCTGTTTCCCGAAGGGCTGAAGGGCAACGCCGACATCTACCTGCACCTGGGCACCACGCTGCTCGAAACCGTGCTGGCCTTCGGCATCGGCACCGTGCTCGGGCTGGCCTGCGGGCTCTGGCTGGCGCTGGCACCTACGGCGAGCATGATCCTCGACCCCTACATCAAGGCCGCGAACTCGATGCCGCGTGTGATCCTGGCGCCCATCTTCGCGCTGTGGTTCGGCCTGGGCATCTGGAGCAAGGTGGCGCTGGCCGTCACGCTGGTGTTCTTCATCGTGTTCTTCAACGTCTACCAAGGCGTGCGCGAGGTCAGCCCGGTGGTGCTGGCCAACGCGAAGATGCTGGGCGCCAACCAGCGGCAACTGCTGCGCACCGTGTACCTGCCGAGCGCGACGAGTTGGGTGTTCTCCAGCCTGCACACCTCCGTCGGGCTGGCTTTCGTCGGTGCGGTGGTGGGCGAGTATCTGGGGTCGGCGCGTGGCGTGGGCTACCTGATCCTGCAGGCCGAGGGCACCTTCGACGTCAACACCGTGTTCGCCGGCATCGTGGTGCTCACGGCCTTTGCGCTGGTGCTCGACGGCATCGTGGGGCTGATCGAAAGGCGCCTCATGAAATGGCAGCCCAAGAGCGGCGAAACCGAAAAGTTGTAG